The following proteins are encoded in a genomic region of Montipora foliosa isolate CH-2021 chromosome 8, ASM3666993v2, whole genome shotgun sequence:
- the LOC138013059 gene encoding MOB-like protein phocein, with translation MAAGTAVITPITRRNRPGTKASDMYGWPDEPFEEMDSTLAVQQYIQQQIRADFTNIDAILESPEGQDEGVWKYEHLRQFCMELNGLAVRLQADCTPATCTQMTATEQWIFLCAAHKTPRECPAIDYTRHTLDGAASLLNSNKYFPSRVSIKDSSVAKLGSVCRRVYRIFSHAYFHHRSIYDEFENETLLCKRFTSYVLKYDLMAKENLIVPMEDSSVSTSSEEPEADKPMDSVG, from the exons atggcggctggaACTGCTGTGATAACACCAATCACAAGGAGAAACAGGCCTGGAACGAAGGCTTCG GACATGTATGGCTGGCCAGATGAACCATTTGAAGAAATGGATAGTACACTGGCTGTTCAACAG TACATCCAGCAACAAATAAGAGCAGACTTCACCAACATTGATGCTATTTTAGAGTCACCAGAGGGACAAGATGAAGGAGTTTGGAAATATGAACATCTTAGACAGTTCTGTATGGAACTCAATGGCCTTGCTGTCCGACTTCAG GCTGATTGTACTCCTGCTACGTGCACACAAATGACGGCAACAGAACAATGGATATTTCTCTGTGCAGCTCACAAGACCCCCAGAGAG TGCCCAGCTATTGATTACACGAGACATACTTTAGATGGTGCAGCATCATTACTCAACAGTAACAAATACTTTCCTAGCAG GGTGAGTATTAAGGACTCGTCAGTGGCCAAGCTGGGATCAGTTTGTCGACGTGTTTACAGAATATTCTCCCATGCTTATTTTCACCATCGCAGTATTTATGATGAATTTGAG AATGAAACTCTCCTTTGCAAGAGGTTCACATCGTATGTGCTAAAATACGACTTGATGGCAAAAGAAAATCTCATTGTACCAATGGAGGATAGTTCGGTTTCAACTTCATCCGAGGAACCCGAAGCCGATAAGCCAATGGACAGTGTTGGATAA